Part of the Flagellimonas eckloniae genome, AGAACGTGAACCCCTAAAGTCCCTTGAGTTATTTTCCAAACAAGGCTATGCCAGAATTAAATATAAGGGAGAAGTTATTCGAATAGACAAAGCTCCAACGGATATTGGTAGAAATTTTGATTTAGTTGTAGACAGAGTTATTGTAAAAGATGATGAAGACTTTTACAATCGCTTGGCAAATGCAGTGGACAATGCCTTTTTTGAAGGTAAAGGGAGATGTGCCATTGAAAATCTGGAAAGCAATGAAACAAAAACTTTTAGCAATCAGTTTGAATTGGATGGTTTAAAGTTTTTAGAACCTAATGTGCATCTCTTCAGTTTTAATAATCCCTATGGAGCTTGTCCTAAGTGTGAAGGCTATGGAGACGTCATTGGAATAGATGAAGATTTGGTCATTCCCAATACGGCCTTATCTATTTTTGAAAAAGCAATTTTCCCTTGGCGTGGTGAAAGTATGGGTTGGTACAGGGATGAATTGGTCAATACTGCCTATAAATTTGATTTTCCAATACATAAACCTTGGTTTGAACTTACCGAAGAACAAAAACAATTGGTCTGGGATGGCAATGAACACTTTACAGGAATACATGCCTTTTTTCAACAGCTGGAAGAAAAAAGTTATAAAATTCAAAACCGAGTGATGCTTTCCCGTTATCGAGGCAAAACCAAATGTTCGGTTTGTAAAGGCAAGCGGCTTAGGGAAGAAGCCAATTATGTAAAAGTTGGAGGGTATTCCATTTCTGATTTGATTGAATTGCCCATCAAAAAGTTGACACCATTTTTTGAAGCATTGGAATTATCGGAACACGATACTACAATTGCCAAGCGTTTACTCAAAGAAATAACTACGCGATTAGACTTTTTAAGTAAAGTGGGCCTAAGTTACCTGACCCTTAATCGAAAATCCAACACGCTTTCAGGAGGTGAAAGTCAACGCATCAACTTGGCAACTTCATTGGGAAGTAGTTTGGTGGGTTCCATGTATATTTTGGATGAGCCAAGCATTGGTTTACACCCAAAAGATACCGAAAACCTGATTGAAGTATTATTATCCCTTCGGGATTTGGGGAATACCGTTATTGTAGTGGAACATGATGAAGATATTATGAAAGCGGCCGATGAAGTTATAGATATAGGTCCAGAAGCAGGAACCTTGGGTGGCGAAGTAGTGGCCACTGGAAGTTTGGATGCCGTTTTGAAATCAAATTCCTTGACTGCGGATTATTTAAATGGCACCAAAGAAATTGAAGTGCCAAAGGAACGTAGAAATTCCAAACAATACCTTCAAATAAAAGGAGCCCGGGAAAATAACCTTAAAAATATTGATGTAACCTTTCCTTTAAATGTACTGACCGTGGTTACGGGAGTATCTGGAAGTGGCAAGAGCACCTTGGTAAAGAAAATAGTATATCCCTCAATTCTAAAAGAAATTGGAGGTTATGGTGAAAAAGCGGGACAATTCACTAAAATGGAAGGCAAATATTCCCATATTAAACATGTGGAGTTTGTAGATCAGAACCCCATTGGGCGTTCCTCACGTTCCAACCCCGTTACCTATATTAAGGCCTATGATGATATCCGCACGCTGTTCTCGTCGCAAAAGTTAAGTAAACTAAGAGGGTATCAGCCCAAACATTTTTCTTTTAATGTTGACGGAGGTCGATGTGAAAAATGTAAGGGAGAAGGAGAAATCACAGTAGAAATGCAGTTTATGGCCGATGTGCATTTGGAATGTGATGTTTGCTCTGGAAAACGCTTTAAAAAAGAAATTCTTGAAGTTAAATTCGAAGGTAAAAGTATTGACGACATTCTAAATCTTACAATAGATGAAGCTATTGACCATTTTAAAACTCATTCCCAAGCAAAAGTTGTAAACAAACTTCAACCGCTTCAAGATGTTGGTTTAGGGTATGTTACTTTGGGACAGTCCTCCTCTACCCTCTCAGGTGGTGAAGCCCAGCGTATAAAATTAGCTTCATTTTTGGTGAAAGGAAATACCAAAGAAAAAGCCTTGTTCATCTTTGATGAACCTACCACAGGCTTACATTTTCACGACATTAAAAAACTGCTTAAATCCTTTGATGAATTAATTGGAAAGGGACATTCAGTAATCGTAATCGAACATAATATTGAATTGATCAAATGTGCAGATTACATCATTGATCTTGGACCTGAAGGTGGAGAAAACGGTGGACATTTAGTTGCTGACGGTACTCCAGAAGAGCTGGTTCAAAATCCGGAATCAATTACCGCTAAATATCTACAATCCAAGATATAATATTAAGGCGTAAATCCTATACGCTAAGGTTTCAATAATCAATGTCTAGCACTTATTCTTTAAGGCCTAATTATCTGCGCTGTGCTATTTCCATCTAAAAATGGCGTCAATCCAAACCTCGCTTTTGTCAAATACCAACCAGTCTTTGTGAATTTGTAGCTGCTACCCTTTTTCCATTACCCTATTTTCATTGATTGAACTCTTTAATGCTTTGCTCTTTAGTTAAAACCAGAAAAGTATGGTGTGAAATTATAGCTGTTAAAATCAATGCCTTAATCTTATGTTCTTCTACTCTTCCCATATGGCGCAAATAAAAAAATATCCCATTACATTTTTGCTTGTCCCGTTTTTTTTAGTTGCTACAAGTTTTAAGCCTGTGTTCAATAATAACAATCCCAAAACTACATCGATACATCGTGCATCCATAAAGGAATCAAGTAACAATTCTACAGCTTTTTATGCCCCAATAATTGGTTTGGTTAAGCAAGGAGTGTTAAATCCTGGTGGAGCCGGAATCCAACCCTGCACAACTATTGATTATACCTATTACGTAACCAACGAAAGTACAAACGGGGAATCTTTTGAAGCTGTCACCTTGAGTGATCCATCAGTGGGAATTTTTAATATCAATTTAAATAATAATATTGGTGACATCAACACCGATAATTTTCTGGATGATGGTGAGGTATGGATATTCACTATTTCTTATACCATTACGTCAGAGGAAAGAGTTGCCGGTGAAGTGAGAGCAGAACAAGCAACCGTAAGTGCAAGCTCAAATATTGGAGGCATAACTGACGATTCGCACCCAAGCAATCCTCTTGGAGATGGAGACGAAATAATTGATATTAGTGAATGTCAACCCAGGGTTTCACTTATCAAGACCGGGCTATTGGACCCCGCAGGTTTTGTGCCTTGTACTACCATCGAATATTCTTTTTCTGTCGCCAATGAAAGTTTGGGACCAGAGGAATTTCAAAACATACAAATTGATGACCCAATACTGGGTCCCGGTTCCATTAATGGGCCCATCTTTGATAATGGAGGTGATGGTAAACTTAGTCCTGGGGAAGCTTGGGAATTCACCGCACTTTATACCATCCAGCAAGATGATCTACAACAAGGAGAAGTACAGAACCAAGCTGAAATAGAGGTGGAAATCGATGCGACAGGAGATATCATTACTGATTTTTCACATCCAAGCGATTCCCAATCCGATGATTTTACCATAATTGACATAGCTTCATGTCAAAATCCTGTGGTTGAAATGCTATTGAACGCGGCGGCCCTACCCGTAGATACCGACGCAGACACTTGTCCTGATGCAATTGATTACATCTATACCGTTCTCAATTCAGGAAATGTAGATGTGAACATAACATCTTTAATCGATGATCTTAACAATGTGATAAGCTTACCCAACCCGAATAATGGCGATGCTGATAGTGATAACCAGCTTGATATTGGGGAAGAATGGATTTACACAGCCAGATATGATATTGACCAAACTGATATTGACAACTCTCCCTTGGAAAACCAAGCTACCCTTACCAGTGAAATTGTTGGATCACTTACGCAGGTTCCTGACGAACTGTCCCATGAAACAGATTTCACCTCGGCAGGACTAACTTCTGTGGATGTCTCCGGGACCTGTGCAGATACTGCTGCTATTGGGCTTACTAAGGAGGACACAAGTCTAATAGATGATGATGGAGATGGTTGTAATGATGCTATACAGTACACCTTTAGAGTGTCGAATGAGGGTAATATTGACCTGAATAATATAGTGCTTAACGATGATCTACAACAATTGGGCAATAATGTTCCGGGGCCATTCTCAGAAAGTATAAGTACCGATGGTATATTACAAGTAAACGAAGTTTGGGAATACAGAGCCATCTATGATATCACCGAAATGGATGTTATTGGAGTTAATGTAACAGGACAAGCACAGGTATTTGCAGATCCTGCTCCTGGGGTTACCATCACGGATTTTTCCCACCATACCCTTTTTGATGATGACGCTGACACCGTAACGAATGTTTCAGGAACTTGCTATGATACTGTTGAAGTTGGAGTCACCAAATCTTTTGTTCAAACCATTGATTTCGATGCAAACGGCTGTGACGATCAAATAGAATATACATTCACCATACATAATCTTGGAGGTATGGATCTTAACATTACGAATCTGCATGATGATCAACTTAATGATATTACTGCTGGACCATTTAATGAAAGCATAAATGTAAATGGTGTTTTGGACATTGGTGAAACTTGGCAATATGATGGAATTGGTATTTATAACATCACTGAACCGGACGCAACACTTGGAAGTGTAACAGGGCGAGCAAGGGTCACGGCACAACCTGTTGGTATAGCAGTTTTTATCATGGATGAATCCCATCCCATTGACGAAACCGATGTCGGCGACACCGTTGTCAATATTCCAGGGGCCTGTGCCGATGGTCCATCCATCGCGGTAACTCGAGTCCTGCAAATGATGGACACCGATACGGATGGCTGCAACGACCAAATCGATTTCACTATACGAGTATCGAATCCTGGAGGTTTGGATTTGAATTCGGTGGTACTCACGGATGACCAATTGCCCAGCCCAGTAGTTGGGCCGGATACCGAAAGCATCAACACTAATGGCATCTTAGAGGTGGGTGAAGAATGGACCTATACCAGTTCCTATGACATAAGCCAAACAGATATTGATGGTGGCGATGTTTTTAGCAAGGCTGTTGTAGATGCACTGTCCGTTGTGGGGAACTTTCCAGTACAGGATTTTTCCCATCCAACAGACCCAGCAGATGATGCTGACAATGAAATTCTTTTTTCAGGTGCCTGTGACGATACCGTAGGTGTTTCGATAGTAAGAAGTACCACTTTAGAAGATGGTGGTGGCGACACTTGCATGGATCGCATAGCCATAACCATTGAAGTGACCAACACAGGAAATGCGCCTCTGGACAATGTTGTGGTTAATGATGATCTGTTAATCAACCCTCCTGCCCTTTTTTCAAATGGAAACGGAGATACTATTCTGGACAGCGGTGAAACTTGGGAGTATACTGGGAGTTATAATCTTGACCAAGCAGATATTGATGGAATAAATGTGATTAGCGGAGCTGATGTCAGGGCACAACATATAGGTAGCACCTTTCAAGTAGTGGATGATTCGCACCCCTCCTCTCCTAACTTAGATCAGGACAACGATAATGATGTCTCTGGGGCCTGTGCGGACACTGCCGAAATCACCTTGACCAGGACCCACAGTCTCTCGGACAGCGATACGGACAACTGCCCGGATACCATCGACTTCACAATCGTAGTCACCAACACTGGACAAGTAGGTCTGGACACCGTTGTACTCACGGACGACCAATTGCCAAGCCCAGTGATCGGGCCAAACGACGAAAGCATCAATACCAATGGTATTTTAGAGGTAGGTGAAGAATGGACCTATACCGGTTCCTACAATATTACACCAGAGAATATCGCCAATACCCCCTTGATTAGTGATGCAACGGTTATTGCGGAACCTTTGGGCAGTACCTTCCAGGTTTCAGACAATGATCAAAATAACATAGACCTCTCCAGTGCCTGTGCTAGTTTTTCTGCGGCTGTATCCGTAACTCTTTTAGATTCCTTTTCAGATAGCAACAATGATGGATGCGATGATAGGATAATTTACACCTATACGGTTAGCAACATTGGCAGTGCAGATTTGGGTCAGATTTTGCTGACAGACGATTTGGGCAATACTATTACTGCCCCTACTCCTAACCCGGGTGATCTTGATAACGACAACGAAATAGACCAGATGGAAGATTGGGTTTTTACTGCCACCTACTTTATAACCCAGACTGATATTGATAACTCTCCCCAACATCGAATCAATCAAGCAAGTGTTTTAGCGGAACCCATTGGGAGCACTACTGATGTGACTTCCGATTCTAACACTACCAACACAGATGTATCAAGCGCATGCCTCAATGACACGGCTTCTATAGGATTGATAAAAACGGCTAGTCTATTTGATTCTGATGATGACAATTGCAACGATTCAGTCCTTTATTTCTTCACTGTTGAGAACTTAGGGAACATTGCTCTTGAAAATATTCTTTTAGAGGATTTCTTTTTTGGCATTACCCTTACGGAACCTAATAGCCGTAACCCCAATGAAGATGAAATTTTGGATATTGGAGAACAATGGAATTATAATCTGGTGCGTCCCATAGTCCAAGAAGATATTGATAGGACCTTTGTAGAAAATCAGGCCATGGTCACTGCCTACCGTACCGATTTGCCAGATACTTTTATTACGGATTTTTCACATCAAAGTACATATACCATGGATGACCCAACACGCATATCCGTTATTGGAGCTTGTATCAATACTTCCGCCGGAATAGGGTTGGTGAAAGCAGGAGTACTTTTTGATTCAAATGAAGATGGTTGCCTGGAGAGTATTCGATATACATTTAGAATAGCCAATTTAGGAAATCAGCCCTTGACCGGGTTACTCCTGCGTGATGATCTTTTTGAAAACCCGATAGAGGGGCCTCTTTCCGGTGATGACAATGACAACGACATCCTGGAGGTCGATGAAGAATGGACATACACCGTTGTTTATGGAATAACCCAAGAAGACTTAAATATAGGGTTCGTTGAAAATCAGGCCACAATAACCGCAAATGTAGTAGAGCAAGAAAATTTTATTGTCAACGACATTTCCGACAGTGATTTATTTACCAGAGATAATCTTACTAGGGTATCAGTCATAGAAGCTTGCTTAGGAGGCACCATTGGTGATTCTGATTTTAAAATCTTTACCGGAATAACTCCAAATGGTGATGGTGTCAATGATTTTTTCAGAATTAGAAGTATAGAAAACTTTCCAGATAATAGCTTGAAAATCTATAATAGATGGGGAGTGTTGGTATATGAAGCTGAAGAGTATGGAAGTGCCAATAATCTTTTTTCAGGTAATTCTTTTGGTAGGGCAACCGTTGCTGAAGACAGATCATTACCTACTGGTACCTATTTCTATATTTTAACATTTTCATCAAACAATCCGGGTAAAGAAAGTTATTCCGGCTATCTATATATTAACAGGGATTAGCAGTCAACCTTACCACCATGAGCAACCTACAAGACCTGGCCAAGAGAAAACCATATATGCAGAAAAAGAAAGCGGTAATCATGATAATGCATGTTTTTGCAGGCTTATATTGTATTGGTCAACAAGACTCCCAGTATACCCAATATATGTACAATACCCAGGTGATAAATCCAGCCTATGCTGGGTCTAGGGAAACGCTTAGTCTCGGAATGTTGGCACGTAGCCAGTGGGTAGGGCTTGAGGGTTCTCCACGTACACTGACTTTTACAGCAAATGCTCCCATAGGTTTGTACAATAGCATGGGGTTAGGGTTGTCCATTGTCCACGATGAAATTGGTCCAGCTGTAGAGTCAAATATAACAGTTGACTACTCGTACACCATTGACGTTTCCCAAACCGGTAAATTATCTTTTGGTTTAAAAGGTGGAGTTGATTTATTGGATGTTAATTTTAATAAATTAAGTGTATTTGATCCCAACGACCCCAATTTCCAAAATAACATAGATCAAAAATTACAACCCCAAGTTGGAGCGGGTCTATATTTTAAGACTGAAAGATTTTATGCTGGAATGTCAGTTCCCAACTTTTTAAACTCCAAACATTTTGATGAAAGTGGATTTCAAAATGGAGACACCAATAGTATAGCAGTAGAAAGGCTTCACTATTTTCTTATTCTTGGACATGTTTTTGATTTAAATAGGAATCTAAAGTTTAAACCCGCAACCTTGGTCAAAACTGTTAGTGGCGCTCCACTGCAATTGGATCTCTCAGCTAACTTTATGTTTAAGGAAAAGTTTGTCTTTGGAGCATCCTATAGATGGGATGCCTCTATCAGTGCCATGTTAGGTTTCCAATTTTCAAATTCAATTTTTGCTGGATTGGCATATGATTACCAATCAACGGATATTGAAGCATATAGTGATGGATCATATGAGGTTTTTTTACGATTCGACATCTTTCACAAATCAGACAGGATTATGATTCCTAGATTCTTTTAAGGCAATTTTTATAAAATGAGTAAGTATAAAATATTGATAGCTGCAGTAGTGTTCCTGATAGTCTATGCAATGCAGGGTCAAAAAAGTAAGGTAAAAAAAGCCAATGAAGAATTTGATGAATATGCCTATATCGATGCCCGGAAAATATACCTTAAGGTAGTAGATGCTGGCTATGAATCGGCTCAAGTATTCAAAAAATTAGGAGATACCTACTATTTTAACGGTGAGTACGGAGAAGCTGTGAAATGGTATAAAAACTTAATGGAAAAATATTCAAAAACCATGGAACCTATATATTACTACCGGGCAGCGCAAAGCTTTAAAAGTATTGGCGAATATTATCTGTCAAAGAAATTAATGGGTGAGTTTTCCTCCCGATCAGCCAATACAAACTTGGCCAGGAATTTTGTGCGGGATTATCCCGCCTTGGACAGTCTTGTTGATTTTGAGTCTAAAACATTTGAGATAGAAAACGTGACAAATGATTTGTACAGTTCAGATTTTGGGCCATCCTTTTTTGGAGATAAACTTGTCTATGCTTCCTCATCTGAAAGTACCCAAGGAGATAAAATTCATGAATGGAACGGAATCCCTTATTTAAATTTATATGAGGCCACAATTGATGAAGAAGGGAAATTATCCAAACCTACACCATTAAAAGGAGCTATTAATTCTCCCTTACACGAGTCTTCTGCAGTATTTACCAATGATGGCAGGATCATGTATTTTACTAGAAACAACTATATCAACGGAAAGAAAAAAAAGACTAAGGAAAAATTCATAAGCCTTAAAATATATAAAGCGATAAAACAAGAGGATGGTTCTTGGGGAGACATTAAAGAGTTACCCTTCAACAGTGATTCGTATTCCGTTGCCCATCCAGCCTTAAGTCCAGATGAAGAACGCCTATATTTCTCATCAGATATGCCAGGTTCTTATGGCGAATCGGACATCTGGTATGTAAACCTTACTGGGAATTTCTTGTATAGCACCCCAATAAATATGGGGGCCAAAATTAATACAGAGGCACGAGAAACTTTTCCCTACATCAGTAAAAACAACAACCTCTATTTTTCCAGTGATGGTCACCTTAGTTTAGGGGGGCTGGACATTTTTGCAATTTCCTTGGAGGAAAACGGCGATTTTAAACAGGTTACTAATTTAAAACAGCCAATAAACACAAATAAGGATGATTTTGGATTTATTATAAACGAAGAAAAGCAAATTGGATATCTTTCTTCGAATCGTGATGGAAATGCCGGTAGTGTTTCCGATGATATTTATCGAATTTGGGAAAAATGTGGGATAATTAATATTGAAGGGGTGATTGCCGATGCTAAAACCGGTAACCCAATAAATAGGTCTTTGGTCACCCTACTAGATGAAAACAATACTATAGTATCCCAGGTAGATACGGATTCTATTGGTCAATACAAATTTGAAGGACTTGTGGATTGTGGCAAACAATACGCTATTAGGGGTGAAAATAACAGTGAAGAATACAATCCCACGGAAAAAACAATTACCACTCCTCGTGGATCACATAATCTAACCATAAACATTGAATTGGTTCCACCAGATTGTCCTGTTGAAGACCTTGGGTGTAGATTAAATCTGCAACCTATTTATTTTGACTATGGTAAATACAAAATACGTCCAGATGCAGAGATTGAATTAGCTAAGATTTTTCAAGCCATGAAAGAATATCCACAACTGAAAATTCATATCGAGTCTCACACAGATTCCAAGTCCAGCTATAGTTTTAATCTGAATCTATCAGAAAAAAGAGCTTGGACCACAATGCAGTGGTTAATAAACAAGGGTATAGATGGCGGCAGACTTACATATAAAGGCTATGGGGAAACCCAGTTGTTGAATGAATGCTCGAATGGGGTAAGATGTTCAGATGAACAACATCAGTTGAATAGAAGATCAATGTTTATAATTCAAAAATAATTATAACTTTATGATTATCAATAATTTATAACTTAAATTATTTTTTGGCACGCTGTTTGGTAATAACTAGTCGGGATGTAAATAGTTGCATTCGGAATTTAAAACCTTATAGTATGAAAAAGTTAGTACTCATTATAGCAGCGGTTCTTTTAGGTACTCCAAGTATCTTTGCAACCACCATGGAAGATAAGGTTGCCACAAGCAATTCTTATAGATATGGAAACTCATTCATTTTTGTAGAAAATGGAGTTACATTTTCTGTATATCCCGATGGAGAATTTGATTTTTATATTGATAACCGTGTCAATGTTGGCGTTGGTGCACGAATAGGAAATGTTGGAGTAACCTTTAACTCAGGATTCAATTACAACCCATTCGTACAATATGACGATTATGGGGCTATAATCCAAGTAGAAAACATACCTGTTTATTATGATTATTACGGTCGTGTTTCTCAAATAGGAAGTGTAGATGTTTGGTATAGAAATGGCCGTGTACGCAGAGTTGGTGGATTGAATGTTTTTTATAACGGTGGAGTTTTTAGTCACCACACCGGTTTTATCAATATCTATAACAGAGGTTATGTTTATAGACCATTTCACAGATATTTTGCAAGACCTGCAATAGGTTTCTGTACAGTATGGAACACTCCATATAGAAGGTATTATAACCCACTACGATATTCATTTCACAGTCCTTATAGAAATAATGTAAGACGTGCTTATGTACAGAGAGGAAGAGAATACAGGTTCAATAGGAACAATAGACGAAGTAATGTGTATCGCAATGACAAAAGAGCTGTAGTTCGTAATACCAATGTAAGAAGAGGTGCAGACTATGGTAGAAGTAACAGGGAGGTAAGCTCTAGAACAGTTGCGCGATCTAATAACAATGGTTTTAGAAACTCTGGTGATAGAACGTCTGTAAACAGAAACAAAACTGTTAGACAAAGTACTGTAAAAAGAGGTAATACTACTGTACAAAGATCTAACAGGGGGAATACGGTTACACAAAGAGCTGTTACCCGTACACCAAGAAGTACTTCTGTTACTAAAAGACAGGTGACTAGGACACCACAACGAACTGTCACAAGAAGTACAACAAATACGTACAAAAGGCCTGTGGCGCAAAAAAGTACAAATAGATCAGTTGCAAGTAGAAATAATACAGCAAAAAGAACAGTTTCCAGAAGTTCTTCAGCAACTGTCAAAAGAAGTACAGGAAACACAAGTTCTAGAAGAAACAGTAACACAGGTACCAGAACGAGAAGTTCAAGAGTACAATAAAGATAGTTTTTAGGTTGGTTAGTTGTTTACCCCGTAGTTGGATTTATCCGCTACGGGGTTTTTCTTTAGATTATTCTTCTCTCTTTTTCAACCATTTAGAAAGTACTCCTGTAATATCTTCAGATATTTCAAAGCGATATAAAATCCCTAAATACATGACCACAATAAATATCGATTTCAAAACAATGTTGATAATGGGATGAAATGAAAACTGTAAAAGGTGAAACAGTACACTTACCAAAATTAAAGTGACCAAAACCTTTATTGTTGCTTTTGAAAAGGGCAAAAAACCAAACTTTAATTTTACAAAGACCAGCTTTGCAAGATTAAAAATGAATATGGAAATAAAACTGGCCAAAGCAGCACCTTCCAATCCAAACTGTGGGATAAGAAAAAAGTTCAGCAGTATTGTCAACAAAGCCAGACATATCCCAAAAACAAGTACAGTTTTATAGTATTGTGAATTGTACAAAATGGAGTTATTATTTCCCAAAAGAGAATCAAACACCTTGGCCAAACCTATAAGGAAAATAATGGGAAATCCATCTCTATACGATTCTGGAAGCAATAAGTATAAATCGTCTATATTCAGAATAATCAACACGAACAGAATTCCAGAAGCGATAAAAAGTGTAAGTGATGTCTTTCTGTACAGCGTTTCCAATTCAAAATGGTTCCCAGAATTCAGCAATTCCGCAGTTAATGGATATGTAATTTGATGCATTGCCCTAGATGGAACTATGATGACCATAGCAATGTAAGTGGCAACTCCATAATATGCCACATTCTCAATTTTTATGAATTGATTAATCATCACTTTATCTATTTCCAAGAGAATTATCGCCGCGGAACCTCCAAGGATGATTAAAAAACTATAACCTAGTATTTCTTTGGTATTTGATGGAAACTTAAAATCTACTTTAGGAAACCGGATGCTATAGGCATATATTTTTACAATGACTGTTCGCAAAAGGTAAAGCCCTACCAAGAATTTAAAGAATACATCTAACGTAATCACTTCAAAATATAATAGAAGCAATAAAATGGAAACCCCAACACGTCCAAAAACCTCTTTCATAAAATTTCCGAAAACTGATTTTAAATGCACTTTACACCATGCATAAAATACTTCAAAATAGGCCATGGACAATCCTACCAAAAAGACGTACCAAACATATTCCTTGACCATGGGGTTAACCGTAGAAACCAAATCACCTATCTGTTCATAAAATAGAAAAGTTAGTATTGCCACTGGTAAAATGCCAAGTAACGGTGTAATCAACATTAAAGTTAGAAATCCGTCCTTTTCGGTGTCCTTATAATTACTATAAAACTTGACCATGGTATTATGGACTCCAAAAGCCAGCAGGGGCATCAGAATGGTACCTGAAGCCAATATAAAAGTGACCAGCCCATAGTATTCATCCGGTAATATTTGGGTGTATAAAAAAAGTGTGTTTATCGCTCCAAAAGCAAACCCCAAATAGGTTATTGTAATGTTTTTTAGTGATTGCTTTAAGACGATTCCCATTCGATGTAATTTGCCAATGCTTTTGTCAATTCTCTCCTATGGAATTGTTGAATCCCTTTTGAGTTTAAAGTCAATTTCCCTTTTTGATAGGTTTTAAACCAAGTTAAAAGTAAATCTTTTAAAGCAGTTGTATCCGTATGACTAAAAACAGCACCAGCATTTGTTTCTTGAACAATCTCACCTGCTTCCCATTCTGATGGTCCAATTGCCAAAATTGGTCGCCCTGCATTTAAATATTCAAATAGCTTTCCCGGAATTATGCCTTTGGTTTCAGCCGAATCAATTTCCAACAATAAAAGTACTTGTGATTTTTGCTGAGCTTTCAATACATCGCTGTGCGAAAGATAACCCAATTGCTCCACATAGGATTGTAACCCATTTTCTTTGACAGTTTCCAACACTTCCTCTCCCGCTACCCCAATCAATTGGATTTTAAGTTGTTTTTTGAAATCTTCATTTTCATTTATCGCTATTTTTATCGCTTCCCAAAAGTGTGTTGGATTACGCCTTGTAAGCAAAGAA contains:
- a CDS encoding gliding motility-associated C-terminal domain-containing protein, whose translation is MAQIKKYPITFLLVPFFLVATSFKPVFNNNNPKTTSIHRASIKESSNNSTAFYAPIIGLVKQGVLNPGGAGIQPCTTIDYTYYVTNESTNGESFEAVTLSDPSVGIFNINLNNNIGDINTDNFLDDGEVWIFTISYTITSEERVAGEVRAEQATVSASSNIGGITDDSHPSNPLGDGDEIIDISECQPRVSLIKTGLLDPAGFVPCTTIEYSFSVANESLGPEEFQNIQIDDPILGPGSINGPIFDNGGDGKLSPGEAWEFTALYTIQQDDLQQGEVQNQAEIEVEIDATGDIITDFSHPSDSQSDDFTIIDIASCQNPVVEMLLNAAALPVDTDADTCPDAIDYIYTVLNSGNVDVNITSLIDDLNNVISLPNPNNGDADSDNQLDIGEEWIYTARYDIDQTDIDNSPLENQATLTSEIVGSLTQVPDELSHETDFTSAGLTSVDVSGTCADTAAIGLTKEDTSLIDDDGDGCNDAIQYTFRVSNEGNIDLNNIVLNDDLQQLGNNVPGPFSESISTDGILQVNEVWEYRAIYDITEMDVIGVNVTGQAQVFADPAPGVTITDFSHHTLFDDDADTVTNVSGTCYDTVEVGVTKSFVQTIDFDANGCDDQIEYTFTIHNLGGMDLNITNLHDDQLNDITAGPFNESINVNGVLDIGETWQYDGIGIYNITEPDATLGSVTGRARVTAQPVGIAVFIMDESHPIDETDVGDTVVNIPGACADGPSIAVTRVLQMMDTDTDGCNDQIDFTIRVSNPGGLDLNSVVLTDDQLPSPVVGPDTESINTNGILEVGEEWTYTSSYDISQTDIDGGDVFSKAVVDALSVVGNFPVQDFSHPTDPADDADNEILFSGACDDTVGVSIVRSTTLEDGGGDTCMDRIAITIEVTNTGNAPLDNVVVNDDLLINPPALFSNGNGDTILDSGETWEYTGSYNLDQADIDGINVISGADVRAQHIGSTFQVVDDSHPSSPNLDQDNDNDVSGACADTAEITLTRTHSLSDSDTDNCPDTIDFTIVVTNTGQVGLDTVVLTDDQLPSPVIGPNDESINTNGILEVGEEWTYTGSYNITPENIANTPLISDATVIAEPLGSTFQVSDNDQNNIDLSSACASFSAAVSVTLLDSFSDSNNDGCDDRIIYTYTVSNIGSADLGQILLTDDLGNTITAPTPNPGDLDNDNEIDQMEDWVFTATYFITQTDIDNSPQHRINQASVLAEPIGSTTDVTSDSNTTNTDVSSACLNDTASIGLIKTASLFDSDDDNCNDSVLYFFTVENLGNIALENILLEDFFFGITLTEPNSRNPNEDEILDIGEQWNYNLVRPIVQEDIDRTFVENQAMVTAYRTDLPDTFITDFSHQSTYTMDDPTRISVIGACINTSAGIGLVKAGVLFDSNEDGCLESIRYTFRIANLGNQPLTGLLLRDDLFENPIEGPLSGDDNDNDILEVDEEWTYTVVYGITQEDLNIGFVENQATITANVVEQENFIVNDISDSDLFTRDNLTRVSVIEACLGGTIGDSDFKIFTGITPNGDGVNDFFRIRSIENFPDNSLKIYNRWGVLVYEAEEYGSANNLFSGNSFGRATVAEDRSLPTGTYFYILTFSSNNPGKESYSGYLYINRD
- a CDS encoding type IX secretion system membrane protein PorP/SprF → MSNLQDLAKRKPYMQKKKAVIMIMHVFAGLYCIGQQDSQYTQYMYNTQVINPAYAGSRETLSLGMLARSQWVGLEGSPRTLTFTANAPIGLYNSMGLGLSIVHDEIGPAVESNITVDYSYTIDVSQTGKLSFGLKGGVDLLDVNFNKLSVFDPNDPNFQNNIDQKLQPQVGAGLYFKTERFYAGMSVPNFLNSKHFDESGFQNGDTNSIAVERLHYFLILGHVFDLNRNLKFKPATLVKTVSGAPLQLDLSANFMFKEKFVFGASYRWDASISAMLGFQFSNSIFAGLAYDYQSTDIEAYSDGSYEVFLRFDIFHKSDRIMIPRFF